In the genome of Thunnus maccoyii chromosome 15, fThuMac1.1, whole genome shotgun sequence, one region contains:
- the LOC121913196 gene encoding basement membrane-specific heparan sulfate proteoglycan core protein-like → MRMNICSCLLALVLGCNVTAEIIHQIVKEEQDVSLRCSHSVEGKVTWSREINGNTVDILIADGDRDQRFNDPHKRYRSLADKSLHIFTVAVSDSGKYLCNNEAAVELTVIPSGTTTVSIAEKSNVNLTCPDVRGSHVPTWTREIEGKQQIRPHVSAVDKYLNIPDVQPGDSGLYYCDGKPAANLNVSKGDQSEREMIHQIVEEKEHVFLHCSHSVEGKVTWSREINGNTVDILTVDGDREQRFNDPHKRYGSLADKSLLILKTALSDSGKYLCNNKAAVELTVIPSASPYLWQMPVRVVIVILYLILMISITVNTWRRAQQIQKQHTAETENHL, encoded by the exons atgaggatgaacaTCTGCAGCTGCCTGTTAGCTTTAGTTCTGGGCTGTAATGTGACAGCAG aaataatccatcaaatagtCAAAGAGGAGCAAGATGTCTCTCTGCGTTGTTCTCACTCTGTGGAGGGTAAAGTGACGTGGAGCAGAGAGATTAATGGAAACACAGTTGACATATTAATAGCTGATGGTGACAGAGACCAAAGATTCAATGACCCCCACAAACGATACCGTTCATTAGCAGATAAGTCACTGCACATCTTTACAGTTGCTGTCTCAGACTCTGGAAAATACTTGTGTAATAATGAAGCAGCTGTGGAACTGACGGTGATCCCATCAG GAACAACAACAGTCAGTATTGCAGAGAAGTCCAACGTCAATCTGACATGTCCTGATGTTAGAGGGTCACATGTTCCAACATGGACCAGAGAGAttgaaggaaaacaacaaatcagGCCTCATGTTTCAGCTGTTGACAAGTATCTGAATATACCAGACGTGCAGCCTGGTGACTCTGGACTGTACTACTGTGATGGAAAACCAGCTGCAAATCTAAACGTGAGCAAAGGTGATCAGTCTGAGAGAG aaaTGATCCATCAAATAGTCGAGGAGAAGGAACATGTCTTTCTGCATTGTTCTCACTCTGTGGAGGGTAAAGTGACGTGGAGCAGAGAGATTAATGGAAACACAGTTGACATACTTACAGTTGATGGTGACAGAGAGCAAAGATTCAATGACCCCCACAAACGATACGGTTCATTAGCAGATAAGTCGCTGCTCATCCTCAAAACTGCTCTCTCAGACTCTGGAAAATACTTGTGTAAtaataaagcagctgtggaacTGACGGTGATCCCATCAg CCTCTCCTTACCTGTGGCAGATGCCTGTTCGTGTGGTGATCGTAATACTTTATTTAATCCTGATGATCAGCATCACCGTCAATACCTGGAGAAGAG